In one window of Chloroflexota bacterium DNA:
- the gmd gene encoding GDP-mannose 4,6-dehydratase, translating to MTKALITGITGQDGSYLAEFLLEKGYDVIGMVRRTSTLNFERIRHIQDRVTLAQGDLLDQGSLLDIVREYRPDEVYNLAAQSFVPTSWKQPVLTGEFTALGVTRMLEAIRLVDPSIRFYQASSSEVFGKVGESPQNERTPFYPRSPYGVAKVYGHWITVNYRESYDMFACSGILFNHESPRRGLEFVTRKVSYGVARIKLGLEKELRLGNLDARRDWGFAGDYVRAMWLMLQQDKPDDYVIATGETHSVRELCEMAFAYVGLNWQDHVVVDKQFFRPAEVDQLVGDASKARRVLGWKPEISFKQLIEMMVDADLELVRKQRG from the coding sequence ATGACCAAAGCATTAATCACAGGCATCACCGGGCAAGACGGTTCATACCTGGCCGAATTCCTGCTTGAGAAAGGCTACGATGTCATCGGCATGGTGCGCCGCACCAGCACGTTGAACTTTGAGCGTATCCGTCATATCCAAGATAGGGTAACACTGGCACAGGGCGATTTACTTGACCAGGGTTCCCTGCTCGATATCGTGCGTGAATATCGGCCCGATGAGGTATATAATCTAGCGGCTCAATCCTTCGTGCCTACCTCGTGGAAACAGCCGGTACTAACTGGTGAATTCACTGCCCTGGGCGTAACTCGGATGTTGGAGGCCATTCGTTTGGTGGATCCCAGTATCCGCTTCTATCAGGCATCCAGTAGCGAGGTTTTTGGTAAAGTGGGCGAGTCCCCTCAAAATGAGAGAACGCCCTTCTACCCGCGCAGCCCTTACGGTGTGGCAAAGGTGTACGGGCACTGGATCACAGTGAACTACCGTGAGAGTTATGATATGTTCGCTTGTTCCGGCATCCTGTTCAACCACGAGTCGCCACGACGGGGGTTAGAATTCGTCACCCGCAAGGTGAGTTATGGTGTGGCGCGGATTAAACTGGGCCTGGAGAAAGAATTGCGCTTGGGCAATCTGGACGCACGCCGAGATTGGGGGTTCGCTGGTGACTATGTGCGGGCAATGTGGCTCATGCTTCAGCAAGATAAACCGGATGATTACGTCATTGCCACAGGGGAGACCCATTCTGTGCGCGAGTTATGCGAGATGGCATTTGCTTACGTGGGGCTCAATTGGCAAGACCACGTAGTAGTGGACAAACAATTCTTCCGCCCAGCGGAGGTAGACCAACTGGTAGGCGACGCCAGTAAGGCTCGTCGTGTGCTGGGTTGGAAACCAGAGATCTCATTCAAGCAGCTCATCGAAATGATGGTGGATGCAGATCTAGAATTGGTGCGAAAACAACGAGGTTGA
- a CDS encoding GDP-mannose 4,6-dehydratase gives MRALITGIAGFAGSHLAEYLLEHTDWEVWGTIRSSGGHVAHLHSQLTLRKVDLMDAAALKEFCAEMQPDYIFHLAAQSFVPKSWEDPWATLENNIRAQLNILEAAVRLDPMPRVLVIGSADEYGLVHPGELPIRETNPLRPSSPYAVSKVAQDLLGYQYAVSYKLPAIRVRPFNHLGPRQSDAFVASSFARQIAEAELGQREPVVRVGNLSAKRDFSDVRDIVRGYYLAITMGEPGEVYNLGSERSHSIQELLTILQSLSTVAVRIEQDPARMRPSEVPELLSDCSKFRALTGWQTQIPFERTLADVLDDWRTKVRRQHNQ, from the coding sequence CTGAGAGCACTGATCACGGGCATCGCTGGTTTCGCTGGGAGCCATCTGGCTGAATACCTGCTTGAGCACACGGACTGGGAAGTGTGGGGCACCATTCGCTCGAGTGGGGGTCACGTTGCCCATCTACACTCGCAATTGACCCTGCGCAAAGTGGATCTAATGGACGCCGCAGCACTGAAGGAATTCTGCGCCGAGATGCAACCAGACTATATTTTCCATCTCGCTGCTCAGTCTTTTGTGCCCAAGTCGTGGGAAGATCCATGGGCTACGTTGGAGAATAATATCCGCGCTCAACTCAATATCCTGGAAGCCGCGGTGCGCCTTGATCCCATGCCGAGGGTACTGGTAATCGGCTCAGCAGACGAGTACGGCTTGGTCCATCCGGGCGAACTCCCCATCCGCGAGACAAATCCTCTGCGCCCCTCCAGTCCCTATGCGGTCAGTAAGGTCGCCCAAGACCTCTTGGGCTACCAATACGCCGTGAGTTACAAGTTGCCTGCTATCCGGGTGCGGCCATTCAATCACCTGGGCCCGCGCCAGAGCGATGCATTTGTGGCATCCTCCTTCGCCCGACAGATTGCTGAGGCCGAGTTGGGGCAGCGCGAGCCAGTCGTGCGCGTCGGCAATCTTAGTGCCAAGCGTGATTTCAGCGACGTGCGAGACATCGTGCGTGGGTATTATCTGGCCATCACTATGGGAGAACCAGGCGAGGTCTATAACCTTGGCTCTGAGCGCTCGCACAGCATCCAGGAGTTGCTGACTATTCTCCAGTCGCTGAGCACAGTCGCGGTCAGGATCGAACAAGATCCGGCACGTATGAGGCCCTCAGAGGTCCCTGAATTGCTAAGCGATTGCAGTAAGTTCCGCGCTCTAACAGGCTGGCAAACACAAATACCCTTTGAGCGCACGTTGGCTGACGTTCTGGATGACTGGCGCACAAAGGTGAGGAGGCAGCATAACCAATGA
- a CDS encoding adenosylhomocysteinase: MTNREYHIKDPGLADKGHYRIEWAEQEMPVLRLIRERFERERPLRGLRIAACLHVTAETANLMRTLQAGGADVTLCASNPLSTQDDVAASLVMRLEIPVFAIKGEDNVTYYEHIKATLDHKPHITMDDGADLVSTLHKERREQLNDVLGGTEETTTGVIRLRAMAKDGVLCYPIIAVNDAMTKHLFDNRYGTGQSTIDGIVRSTNILLAGKTLVVGGYGWCSRGIAMRARGMGANVVVTEVDPLRALEAVMDGYRVMPMLEAAKIGDIFVTSTGDINVLDKPHFEVMKDGAILANSGHFNVEINIPALEELAVEKRRVREYVDQYVLHDGRRISLLGEGRLVNLAAAEGHPASVMDMSFANQALSVEYLAKHARELEKQVYPVPTEIDQAIARLKLRAMGVEIDTLTPSQKQYLESWEAGT, encoded by the coding sequence GTGACGAATAGAGAATACCATATCAAAGATCCGGGGTTGGCAGACAAGGGTCATTACCGCATCGAATGGGCCGAGCAGGAGATGCCAGTCCTACGGTTAATCCGCGAGCGCTTTGAACGCGAGCGGCCGCTACGTGGCTTACGCATCGCGGCGTGCTTGCACGTCACCGCGGAGACCGCTAATCTCATGCGCACCTTACAAGCCGGTGGAGCCGACGTGACACTCTGCGCTTCCAATCCGCTCTCCACTCAGGACGATGTAGCGGCCTCACTTGTGATGCGCCTGGAAATACCGGTATTCGCCATCAAAGGCGAGGATAACGTCACGTATTATGAACATATCAAGGCCACGCTCGATCACAAACCCCACATCACTATGGACGACGGTGCGGATTTGGTTTCCACATTGCATAAGGAACGCCGCGAGCAACTCAACGATGTCCTGGGCGGCACTGAGGAGACCACCACCGGCGTCATTCGCCTACGGGCAATGGCCAAAGATGGCGTGTTATGCTATCCCATCATCGCCGTCAACGACGCTATGACCAAGCATCTCTTTGACAACCGCTACGGCACAGGGCAATCTACCATTGACGGCATTGTTCGGTCTACCAACATCCTTTTAGCGGGCAAGACCCTCGTAGTTGGTGGGTATGGCTGGTGCTCGCGAGGCATTGCCATGCGTGCTCGCGGCATGGGGGCGAACGTCGTTGTCACTGAGGTAGACCCCCTTCGCGCCTTAGAGGCAGTCATGGATGGTTACCGGGTGATGCCCATGCTCGAAGCAGCCAAAATCGGCGACATCTTCGTTACGTCCACTGGCGATATCAACGTGCTGGATAAGCCTCACTTCGAGGTGATGAAAGACGGCGCGATACTCGCCAATTCGGGCCATTTCAACGTCGAGATCAATATACCAGCATTAGAGGAGCTGGCTGTGGAGAAACGTCGCGTGCGCGAGTATGTGGACCAGTACGTTCTGCACGATGGGCGGCGTATCTCGCTATTGGGCGAGGGACGGTTGGTGAACCTGGCCGCCGCCGAGGGCCACCCCGCCAGCGTCATGGACATGAGCTTCGCCAACCAGGCATTGAGCGTAGAGTATCTGGCGAAACACGCGAGAGAGTTGGAGAAACAAGTGTACCCGGTGCCAACCGAGATTGACCAGGCTATCGCTCGGCTCAAGTTGCGTGCTATGGGCGTGGAGATAGACACACTGACACCATCGCAGAAACAGTATCTGGAATCGTGGGAAGCAGGGACATAG